From Paraflavitalea devenefica, the proteins below share one genomic window:
- the rocD gene encoding ornithine--oxo-acid transaminase, whose product MPTTTTMLSDKTRYYLELEEKHGAHNYHPLPVVLNRGQGVFVWDVDNKRYYDFLSGYSAVNQGHCHPAIIAALTQQAQVLTLTSRAFHSEGLSEYTQFITNYFGYDKVLPMNTGVEAVETAIKLCRRWGYDVKGIPANKAIILVCAHNFHGRTSTVISFSTDPSSYDRFGPFMPGFEVISYNDLPALASALQDPNVAGLLVEPIQGEAGVVIPDEGFLAAAKQYCEDARVLFMADEIQTGLCRTGRMLACDHENVRPDILIIGKALSGGTLPASAVLADDEIMLTIKPGEHGSTYGGNPLACKVSIAALTVLKEERMAENALAMGELFRQELQALQSPHITTIRGKGLLNAIVIQHANPEAAWALCLAMKEEGLLAKPTHGDKIRLSPPLVINREQVYESISIINRSLHILD is encoded by the coding sequence ATGCCAACTACCACCACTATGCTATCCGATAAAACAAGATATTACCTCGAACTGGAAGAAAAGCACGGCGCGCACAATTACCATCCCCTGCCTGTGGTGCTTAACCGGGGACAAGGCGTTTTTGTGTGGGATGTAGACAATAAGCGTTATTATGATTTCCTCAGCGGTTATTCTGCCGTAAACCAGGGACATTGTCACCCGGCCATTATTGCTGCACTGACCCAGCAGGCGCAGGTGCTCACCCTCACATCGCGGGCTTTTCACAGTGAAGGGCTTAGTGAGTATACGCAGTTTATTACGAACTATTTTGGCTATGACAAAGTCTTGCCCATGAATACCGGTGTGGAAGCCGTAGAAACAGCCATCAAGCTGTGCCGCCGCTGGGGCTATGATGTAAAAGGCATTCCCGCCAACAAAGCAATCATCCTGGTATGCGCCCATAACTTTCATGGCCGCACGAGCACAGTAATTTCCTTCAGCACAGATCCTTCTTCGTATGACCGTTTTGGTCCCTTTATGCCGGGCTTTGAAGTGATCTCTTATAATGACCTGCCTGCACTGGCCTCCGCCTTGCAAGACCCCAACGTGGCCGGCCTGCTGGTAGAACCCATACAGGGAGAGGCCGGCGTGGTAATCCCTGATGAGGGTTTTCTGGCTGCCGCCAAACAATATTGTGAAGATGCCCGGGTATTGTTTATGGCCGATGAGATACAAACCGGCTTATGCCGTACCGGCAGGATGCTGGCCTGCGATCATGAAAATGTGCGCCCCGATATCCTGATCATTGGCAAAGCCCTTAGTGGTGGCACCTTACCGGCATCGGCTGTACTGGCTGATGATGAGATCATGCTGACCATTAAACCGGGTGAACACGGCTCTACCTATGGCGGCAACCCGCTGGCCTGTAAGGTATCCATAGCCGCTCTCACGGTATTGAAAGAAGAGCGCATGGCAGAGAATGCCCTGGCCATGGGTGAGCTTTTCCGCCAGGAATTGCAGGCGCTGCAATCACCGCATATTACAACGATCCGCGGCAAGGGCCTGCTGAATGCGATCGTGATTCAGCATGCCAACCCGGAAGCTGCCTGGGCCCTTTGCCTGGCCATGAAAGAAGAAGGCTTACTGGCCAAGCCTACCCATGGCGATAAGATACGGTTATCTCCCCCATTGGTTATCAACCGGGAACAGGTATACGAATCTATCAGCATCATCAACCGAAGTCTACACATATTAGATTAA